From the genome of Roseofilum reptotaenium CS-1145, one region includes:
- a CDS encoding septal ring lytic transglycosylase RlpA family protein, whose amino-acid sequence MAYQSSDSASFVLITQDFMNQHLWKSLTVSALLLTLGSGTSSHAEPNDQLANRMAPESEEIAQQKQEKQNLTALELPEVGTSNTPETGESQSIAQNPDPEIVSATQTQPNSVTKIYPHTLNGQAAATLYVQNIPVLTFLGEPITQEITQETAAPLSTTPVSMVNLSDTEPVQDAEQVAEKLSEWVRTVEDAQEIALKWDEDLETYLIQAQEKTLVTMGKDVILPDTTHDSTQDAVQATNRLRRLLGNAPPIEEVYGKPVIAPAKEPHNTLSSERQLVAVQAISGWASWYGPGFHGNLTANGEIYNQYGLTAAHRNLPFGTMIRVTNIDNGRSLVVRINDRGPYVRNRIIDLSKGAAQELGLISTGVAPVRVEILER is encoded by the coding sequence ATGGCATATCAGAGTTCAGACTCTGCCTCTTTTGTCCTAATCACCCAAGACTTTATGAACCAACATCTTTGGAAAAGCTTAACCGTTTCTGCTCTCCTCTTGACCCTGGGCTCGGGGACTTCTAGTCATGCAGAACCCAACGATCAGCTTGCTAATCGTATGGCTCCTGAGTCGGAGGAGATCGCCCAACAAAAACAAGAAAAACAAAATCTGACTGCTTTGGAACTCCCAGAGGTGGGGACTTCCAATACCCCTGAAACCGGCGAAAGTCAGAGCATTGCTCAGAACCCAGACCCGGAGATTGTCAGCGCTACACAGACTCAGCCAAATTCTGTTACCAAGATTTATCCCCATACCCTCAATGGACAGGCAGCCGCTACCTTATATGTTCAAAATATTCCTGTCCTCACCTTTCTCGGTGAACCCATTACTCAAGAAATAACTCAGGAAACTGCGGCCCCCTTATCAACCACCCCAGTTTCCATGGTCAATTTATCGGATACTGAACCAGTTCAAGACGCAGAGCAAGTCGCCGAAAAACTATCCGAATGGGTGAGAACGGTAGAAGATGCCCAGGAGATCGCTCTTAAATGGGATGAAGACTTAGAAACCTATCTCATTCAAGCCCAAGAGAAAACCCTAGTTACCATGGGCAAAGATGTAATTCTACCCGATACAACCCATGACTCTACCCAAGATGCGGTTCAAGCCACTAATCGGCTACGCCGTCTTCTCGGGAATGCCCCTCCTATTGAAGAAGTCTATGGTAAACCGGTCATTGCTCCGGCTAAAGAACCCCACAATACCCTGTCTTCCGAGAGGCAATTAGTCGCGGTTCAAGCCATTAGTGGTTGGGCTTCTTGGTATGGGCCCGGCTTCCATGGTAATTTAACCGCTAATGGGGAAATTTATAACCAATATGGGTTAACGGCTGCCCATCGGAATTTACCTTTCGGTACAATGATACGTGTCACCAACATAGATAATGGTCGTTCCTTAGTGGTACGCATTAATGACCGTGGCCCCTATGTTCGGAACCGCATTATTGACCTGTCTAAAGGAGCGGCTCAAGAACTGGGATTAATCAGTACGGGGGTTGCCCCAGTACGGGTGGAAATCCTGGAAAGATAG
- the panC gene encoding pantoate--beta-alanine ligase gives MHLYKTIAALQTYLRQQSPSVVLALVPTMGSLHGGHLRLIELARQESDRVIVSIFVNPLQFGPNEDLATYPRNLERDCELCRQAGADVVFAPTPEAMGIAGDSTAPTLVIPPESMTSVLCGQTRVGHFQGVATIITKLFNVVRPHRAYFGQKDAQQLAIIRQLVRDLNLGVEIIGCPTVREASGLAMSSRNQYLSDRDREEALVLYQGLKSAETAFKNGDRTREGLIGAFQAIAKTMPNVQIEYADLVDPQTLEPLQTILFEGLLSVAAKVGSTRLIDNIILCDRRPIIAIDGPAGAGKSTIARQVAEQLGLLYLDTGAMYRAVTWLVQQAGIALTDEPAIVELVSECEIRFEYSPDWSDNRDQRPCVPTSPQDLYPETAGGSSRVAYLEKGTRGLCQVFINNQNVTEVIRSLEVTAQVSAIASLGAVRQKLVEQQQLWGKRGGLVAEGRDIGTHVFPEADLKIFLTASVEERAKRRQRDYLAQSSHSSPTLPSTEQLEQDIRKRDYTDSHREISPLQKSPQAIEILTDNLSIDEVTHKIITLYESTVLRLN, from the coding sequence GTGCATCTGTACAAAACGATTGCTGCTCTTCAAACTTATTTACGGCAGCAGTCTCCCTCTGTAGTTTTGGCTCTTGTCCCCACCATGGGATCGCTTCATGGGGGGCATTTGCGTTTAATCGAGTTAGCCCGACAAGAAAGCGATCGCGTAATAGTCAGTATTTTTGTTAACCCGCTTCAATTTGGGCCGAATGAGGATTTAGCCACCTATCCCCGAAATTTAGAGCGCGACTGTGAACTGTGTCGCCAAGCTGGGGCAGATGTGGTGTTTGCGCCTACTCCAGAAGCAATGGGGATTGCAGGCGATTCGACCGCCCCAACTCTGGTGATTCCTCCAGAATCGATGACTTCGGTACTCTGTGGTCAAACTCGTGTGGGCCATTTTCAGGGGGTGGCAACTATCATCACCAAGTTATTTAATGTAGTTCGTCCCCATCGAGCCTATTTTGGCCAAAAAGATGCTCAACAACTGGCGATTATTCGCCAGTTAGTGCGAGATCTGAATCTGGGAGTTGAGATTATCGGTTGTCCAACAGTACGGGAAGCCTCGGGATTAGCCATGAGTTCTCGCAATCAGTATTTAAGCGATCGCGATCGCGAAGAAGCCTTAGTCTTATATCAGGGACTCAAGAGCGCAGAAACGGCGTTTAAAAACGGCGATCGCACCCGCGAAGGGTTAATCGGTGCATTTCAGGCGATCGCCAAAACCATGCCGAATGTACAGATCGAATATGCAGATTTAGTCGATCCTCAGACCCTAGAACCTTTACAGACGATCCTTTTTGAGGGACTATTAAGTGTTGCAGCTAAAGTGGGTTCTACTCGTTTGATTGATAATATTATCTTGTGCGACCGCCGCCCCATCATTGCTATCGATGGTCCAGCAGGAGCCGGAAAATCAACTATTGCTCGCCAAGTGGCCGAACAACTCGGCCTGTTATATCTAGATACGGGAGCCATGTACCGAGCCGTGACTTGGTTAGTGCAACAAGCAGGAATTGCCTTAACTGACGAACCGGCTATTGTGGAATTAGTCAGTGAATGTGAGATTCGCTTTGAGTATTCCCCGGATTGGTCAGACAATAGAGATCAACGGCCATGCGTCCCGACCTCACCGCAAGATTTGTATCCTGAAACCGCAGGAGGCAGTAGCCGAGTTGCTTATCTCGAAAAAGGCACCCGTGGCCTCTGCCAAGTCTTTATTAATAATCAGAATGTTACCGAAGTGATTCGGTCTTTAGAAGTAACCGCTCAAGTTTCGGCGATCGCCAGTTTAGGTGCTGTGCGCCAGAAGCTGGTTGAGCAACAACAATTATGGGGAAAACGAGGCGGACTCGTAGCCGAAGGACGGGATATTGGAACCCACGTCTTTCCTGAGGCTGACCTGAAAATTTTCCTCACCGCCTCAGTTGAAGAACGGGCGAAAAGACGACAACGGGATTACTTAGCTCAATCCTCCCACTCATCGCCAACCCTTCCCAGCACGGAACAATTGGAGCAAGACATCCGTAAGCGAGATTATACCGACAGTCACCGAGAAATTTCTCCCTTACAGAAAAGTCCACAAGCGATCGAGATTCTCACAGACAACCTGAGTATCGACGAAGTGACCCATAAAATTATTACTCTCTATGAGTCTACTGTGTTGAGGCTTAATTAA
- the proX gene encoding glycine betaine/L-proline ABC transporter substrate-binding protein ProX, whose translation MGAVFLTLLLGIFACQPTTSNRSSGENNTEEISTDLPGKGITVKSVRTTTLENHFQVQIVNKALQQLGYETPPPAEIPYTSMFLAIANGDLDYTSHHWEKIQTEIYQNSGGDEKLSKLGVIVQDLLQGYQIDKKTAEEYNLSDIGQLKDPEIAKLFDTDGNGKANLIGCDSGWACELVIQHHLEVYGLTDTVEQDNGKYVALMADTITRYREGKPVLFYTWTPHSLGSILKPGEDVVWLEVPYTDLPESQGNVSEADTTVNGKNFGFAVENLRIVANRKFVEVNPAASKLFELIKIPIEDINAQNKLVEEGEDSFEDIDRHVDEWIAKNQDVFDSWIEQAIESDYR comes from the coding sequence TTGGGAGCAGTTTTTCTCACGTTACTGTTGGGGATTTTTGCCTGCCAACCTACGACCAGCAACCGTTCTTCTGGAGAGAATAACACAGAAGAGATCTCGACGGATTTACCGGGAAAAGGGATAACGGTTAAATCAGTTCGTACTACGACTCTAGAAAATCACTTTCAAGTACAGATTGTTAATAAAGCTTTACAACAATTGGGATATGAGACTCCACCACCGGCAGAAATTCCCTATACAAGTATGTTTTTAGCGATCGCCAACGGAGATTTAGATTACACAAGCCATCATTGGGAAAAAATCCAAACTGAAATCTACCAAAATAGTGGTGGCGATGAGAAATTAAGCAAACTTGGGGTAATTGTTCAGGATTTATTGCAAGGGTATCAAATTGATAAAAAAACGGCAGAAGAGTATAATCTCAGTGACATCGGACAACTAAAAGACCCTGAAATCGCCAAGCTTTTTGATACGGATGGGAACGGGAAAGCCAATTTAATCGGATGTGACTCTGGTTGGGCCTGTGAGTTAGTCATCCAACATCATTTAGAGGTTTATGGTCTCACAGATACGGTTGAACAAGATAATGGAAAATATGTAGCATTAATGGCCGATACGATAACCCGTTATCGGGAGGGCAAACCGGTCTTGTTCTACACCTGGACTCCCCATTCGCTAGGAAGTATATTGAAACCTGGGGAAGATGTGGTCTGGTTAGAAGTTCCGTATACTGATTTACCGGAATCCCAAGGGAATGTATCTGAAGCAGATACAACAGTTAATGGGAAAAATTTTGGGTTTGCGGTCGAGAATCTGAGAATTGTCGCTAATCGAAAATTTGTGGAAGTTAATCCAGCGGCAAGCAAGTTATTTGAGTTAATCAAAATTCCCATTGAAGATATTAATGCTCAAAATAAACTGGTCGAAGAAGGGGAAGATAGTTTTGAAGATATCGATCGCCATGTTGATGAATGGATTGCCAAAAATCAAGACGTATTCGACAGTTGGATTGAACAAGCTATAGAAAGCGATTACAGATGA